In the Piscinibacter sp. XHJ-5 genome, one interval contains:
- a CDS encoding xanthine dehydrogenase family protein molybdopterin-binding subunit, translating into MTDMANSPIGKPVLRREDKRFLTGAGQYTDDVVLPGQTYGVFVRSPYAHARIKSIDPGEAKRAPGVIAIFTGSDLADAKVGGLPCGWLIHSKDGTPMKEPPHPVLAQGKVRYVGDQVALVVAETYWQAKDAAERVDVQYEELPAVVDTAVAASASALVHDDVPGNTCYDWGHGNKDAVDAAFAKAANVTRLEFVNNRLIPNAMEPRAANASYARHDDSYTLYVANQNPHVERLLMSAFVLGLPESKVRVIAPDVGGGFGSKIFLYAEETALVWASKRVGRPIKWTAERSESFLTDAHGRDHVTTAELATDAAGNFLAMRVGTIANMGAYLSTFASSVPTILYATLLAGQYKTPAIYCEVKAVFTNTAPVDAYRGAGRPEATYVVERLVEQAARDLKMDPAALRRQNFITEFPYATPVGLTYDTGNYAAHLNKAIEMADVAGFPARREAAKARGKLRGLGYSCYIEACGLAPSNIAGALGARAGLFEAGEVRVHPTGTVTVFTGSHSHGQGHETTFAQVVAARLGIPADNVEIVHGDTGRIPFGMGTYGSRSLAVGGTAIVKAVDKVIAKGKKIAAHLLEAADTDIEFDNGEFKVAGTDRKVPFGQVALTAYVPHNYPLDKLEPGLNENAFYDPTNFTYPAGSYVCEVEVDPETGRTTVESFVAVDDFGNLVNPMIVEGQVHGGLAQGLGQAMLEGCIYDQQSGQLLTGSYMDYAMPRASDLPSFKVSNVVTPCTHNPLGVKGCGEAGAIGSPPAYINALTDALGVRDLAMPATPERVWQAAARHLT; encoded by the coding sequence ATGACCGACATGGCGAATTCCCCCATTGGCAAGCCTGTGCTGCGCCGCGAGGACAAGCGCTTCCTGACGGGCGCCGGCCAGTACACCGACGACGTGGTGCTGCCGGGACAGACCTACGGCGTGTTCGTGCGCTCGCCCTACGCGCATGCGCGCATCAAGTCCATCGATCCCGGCGAGGCGAAGAGGGCGCCCGGCGTGATCGCGATCTTCACCGGCAGCGACCTGGCCGACGCCAAGGTCGGCGGACTGCCTTGCGGGTGGCTCATCCACAGCAAGGACGGCACGCCGATGAAGGAGCCGCCGCATCCGGTGCTGGCGCAGGGCAAGGTGCGCTACGTCGGCGACCAGGTCGCCCTGGTGGTGGCTGAAACGTACTGGCAGGCGAAGGACGCCGCCGAGCGCGTCGACGTGCAGTACGAAGAGCTGCCGGCGGTGGTCGACACTGCGGTGGCGGCGAGCGCGAGCGCGCTGGTGCACGACGACGTGCCGGGCAACACCTGCTACGACTGGGGCCACGGCAACAAGGACGCTGTCGACGCCGCTTTCGCCAAGGCCGCCAACGTCACCCGGCTGGAGTTCGTCAACAACCGGCTCATCCCCAATGCGATGGAGCCGCGCGCGGCCAACGCCAGCTACGCGCGCCACGACGACAGCTACACGCTGTACGTGGCCAACCAGAACCCGCACGTCGAGCGCCTGCTGATGAGCGCCTTCGTGCTCGGGCTGCCCGAGTCGAAGGTGCGCGTCATCGCGCCCGACGTCGGCGGCGGCTTCGGCTCGAAGATCTTTCTCTATGCGGAGGAGACCGCGCTGGTGTGGGCCAGCAAGCGGGTGGGGCGGCCGATCAAGTGGACGGCCGAGCGCAGCGAATCGTTCCTCACCGATGCGCACGGCCGCGACCACGTGACCACCGCCGAGCTCGCCACCGATGCGGCCGGCAATTTCCTCGCGATGCGCGTGGGCACCATCGCGAACATGGGCGCCTACCTCTCGACCTTCGCGTCCAGCGTGCCGACCATCCTGTACGCCACGCTGCTGGCGGGACAGTACAAGACGCCGGCCATCTACTGCGAGGTGAAGGCGGTGTTCACCAACACCGCGCCGGTCGATGCCTACCGCGGCGCCGGACGGCCCGAGGCGACCTACGTCGTGGAGCGGCTCGTCGAGCAGGCAGCGCGTGACCTGAAGATGGATCCGGCCGCGCTGCGCCGGCAGAACTTCATCACCGAGTTCCCGTACGCCACGCCGGTGGGCCTGACCTACGACACCGGCAACTACGCCGCGCACCTCAACAAGGCGATCGAGATGGCCGACGTGGCGGGCTTCCCGGCCCGCCGCGAGGCCGCCAAGGCGCGGGGCAAGCTGCGCGGGCTCGGCTACTCCTGCTACATCGAGGCCTGCGGACTCGCGCCGTCGAACATCGCCGGCGCTCTCGGCGCCCGCGCCGGCCTGTTCGAGGCGGGCGAGGTGCGGGTGCATCCGACCGGCACGGTGACCGTCTTCACCGGCTCGCACAGCCACGGCCAGGGGCACGAGACGACCTTCGCTCAGGTGGTCGCGGCCAGGCTGGGCATTCCGGCCGACAACGTCGAGATCGTGCACGGCGACACCGGACGCATCCCGTTCGGCATGGGCACCTACGGCAGCCGCTCGCTCGCGGTGGGCGGCACGGCCATCGTCAAGGCAGTCGACAAGGTCATCGCCAAGGGCAAGAAGATCGCGGCGCACCTGCTCGAGGCCGCCGACACCGACATCGAGTTCGACAACGGCGAGTTCAAGGTCGCCGGCACCGACAGGAAGGTGCCCTTCGGCCAGGTGGCCCTCACCGCCTATGTGCCGCACAACTACCCGCTCGACAAGCTGGAGCCCGGACTCAACGAGAACGCGTTCTACGACCCGACCAACTTCACCTATCCGGCCGGCAGCTACGTCTGCGAGGTCGAGGTCGATCCCGAGACCGGCCGCACGACGGTCGAAAGCTTCGTCGCGGTGGACGACTTCGGCAATCTCGTCAATCCGATGATCGTCGAAGGGCAGGTGCATGGCGGCCTGGCGCAGGGCCTGGGGCAGGCGATGCTCGAGGGCTGCATCTACGACCAGCAGTCGGGGCAGCTGCTCACCGGCTCGTACATGGACTATGCGATGCCGCGCGCCAGCGACCTGCCGAGCTTCAAGGTCAGCAACGTCGTCACGCCGTGCACGCACAACCCGCTGGGCGTGAAGGGTTGCGGCGAGGCGGGGGCCATCGGCTCGCCGCCGGCCTACATCAACGCGCTGACCGACGCGCTCGGCGTGCGCGACCTCGCGATGCCCGCGACGCCCGAGCGCGTGTGGCAGGCCGCCGCCCGCCACCTGACCTGA
- a CDS encoding 2Fe-2S iron-sulfur cluster-binding protein encodes MDVAIRLTVNGKAVEASVDPRTLLVQFIRETLQLTGTHVGCDTAQCGACTVHLNGRAVKACSILAAQAQGGEVTTIEGLAKDGELHPMQAAFRECHGLQCGFCTPGMVMAAVQILKDEPQASEAHIREGLEGNICRCTGYQNIVKAIQFCQSGKQATAA; translated from the coding sequence ATGGACGTGGCGATTCGATTGACGGTGAACGGCAAAGCGGTCGAGGCGAGCGTCGACCCGCGAACGCTGCTGGTCCAGTTCATCCGCGAGACCCTGCAGCTCACCGGAACCCACGTCGGGTGCGACACCGCCCAGTGCGGTGCCTGCACGGTGCACCTCAACGGCCGCGCGGTGAAGGCCTGCTCCATCCTCGCGGCGCAGGCGCAAGGCGGCGAAGTGACGACGATCGAAGGGCTGGCCAAGGACGGCGAGCTCCACCCGATGCAGGCTGCCTTCCGCGAATGTCACGGCCTGCAGTGCGGCTTCTGCACGCCGGGAATGGTGATGGCGGCGGTGCAGATCCTGAAGGACGAGCCCCAGGCGAGCGAGGCGCACATCCGCGAAGGCCTCGAGGGCAACATCTGCCGCTGCACCGGCTACCAGAACATCGTCAAGGCGATCCAGTTCTGCCAGTCCGGCAAGCAGGCCACGGCGGCCTGA
- a CDS encoding phosphate ABC transporter ATP-binding protein — MSPALVELQAATVRFGAKQALSRIDLTVSRGERIALVGANGSGKSTLLRALHGLVPLAEGGRIVHAAPRIAMVFQRPFMLRLSVRGNVELGLMLQGVPRAQRRERAMHALERVGLAAEAARVGRVLSAGQQQRLALARAWAMQPDLLLLDEPTASLDPTAKREVEALIAEFAAQGMTVLMSSHNLGQVKRLAGRVVYLEHGRKLADVPTEAFFGGPLPEEAMLFLKAELPWG; from the coding sequence GTGAGCCCGGCACTGGTCGAGCTGCAGGCAGCCACGGTGCGCTTCGGTGCCAAGCAGGCCCTGAGCCGCATCGACCTGACGGTGTCGCGCGGCGAACGCATCGCGCTCGTCGGCGCCAACGGCTCGGGCAAGAGCACATTGCTGCGCGCGCTGCACGGCCTGGTGCCGCTGGCCGAAGGCGGGCGCATCGTCCACGCCGCGCCGCGCATCGCGATGGTGTTCCAGCGGCCCTTCATGCTGCGCCTGTCGGTTCGCGGCAATGTGGAGCTGGGGCTCATGCTGCAGGGCGTCCCGCGGGCGCAGCGGCGCGAGCGTGCGATGCACGCACTGGAGCGTGTCGGCCTGGCGGCCGAAGCCGCGCGCGTCGGGCGCGTGCTGTCGGCCGGCCAGCAGCAGCGGCTCGCGCTGGCACGGGCCTGGGCCATGCAGCCCGATCTGCTGCTGCTCGACGAGCCGACCGCGAGCCTCGATCCCACGGCCAAGCGCGAAGTCGAGGCGCTGATCGCGGAGTTCGCGGCGCAAGGCATGACGGTGCTGATGAGCTCGCACAACCTCGGGCAGGTGAAGCGCCTTGCGGGGCGGGTCGTGTACCTGGAGCACGGGCGCAAGCTCGCCGATGTGCCGACGGAAGCATTCTTCGGTGGACCGCTGCCCGAGGAGGCCATGCTGTTCCTGAAGGCGGAGCTGCCCTGGGGGTAG
- a CDS encoding ABC transporter permease: MNPFLDSAARAVQLVAGGDPQLVHIVGLSLSVSGLACVIATALGLLAGAAVAVWRFPGRAAVLVVLNTLLALPSVVVGLIVYLLLSRAGPLGSWGILFTPTAMVIAQSILVAPIVAALARQIIEDAMRDHGDQLRSLGAGRLQCALILAWDERLALLTLALVAFGRAVSEVGAVMMVGGNIAGVTRVMTTAIALETSKGDLPLALALGLVLLGVVLVLNIAIGLLRGWRTAGEREAGAAA; encoded by the coding sequence ATGAATCCCTTCCTCGACAGCGCCGCGCGCGCCGTGCAGCTCGTCGCCGGGGGCGACCCGCAACTCGTCCATATCGTCGGCCTGTCGCTGAGCGTCAGCGGTCTGGCCTGCGTGATCGCGACCGCGCTCGGGCTGCTGGCCGGGGCGGCCGTGGCGGTGTGGCGATTCCCGGGCCGGGCTGCGGTGCTGGTGGTGCTCAACACGCTGCTCGCGCTGCCGTCGGTGGTGGTGGGACTGATCGTCTACCTGCTGCTGTCGCGCGCCGGCCCGCTCGGATCGTGGGGCATCCTCTTTACGCCGACGGCGATGGTGATCGCGCAGTCCATCCTCGTGGCACCGATCGTCGCCGCGCTCGCGCGGCAGATCATCGAGGACGCGATGCGCGACCATGGCGATCAGCTGCGCTCCCTGGGCGCCGGCCGTCTGCAGTGCGCGCTGATCCTCGCGTGGGACGAGCGGCTGGCGCTGCTGACGCTGGCACTGGTCGCCTTCGGCCGCGCGGTGTCCGAGGTCGGCGCGGTGATGATGGTGGGCGGCAACATTGCCGGTGTGACGCGTGTGATGACGACGGCGATCGCGCTCGAGACGAGCAAGGGCGACCTGCCGCTGGCGCTCGCGCTCGGGCTGGTGCTGCTCGGCGTCGTGCTGGTGCTCAACATCGCCATCGGGCTGCTGCGCGGCTGGCGCACGGCAGGCGAGCGTGAAGCCGGAGCGGCGGCGTGA
- the senA gene encoding selenoneine synthase SenA: MESVDVHSPRMRRAGRDLLSLGLMDARNRTLRWLALFEEAMAAGAPAARPGIDPPLWLLGRIAWFQEHWIARNVQRQRGSEGDPTAARLASIEPDADRWYDARQVAAEARWQLDLPGVPATRQYLSDTMELTLELLETAGEDDDALYFFRLALFHEDLQGETLAEIAQALDLKLGDARELLGEIASPPPREPLLFPATRWRLGSPPGGFVFDNEKWAHELDVPEFDIDAQPVTWAQYGEFVEDGGYDDAAWWSPAGRDWLLREERRVPRYVDQMRQGVLQQRFGRLTRVPLAQPAMHLSWYEADAYCRWAGRRLPTEVEWEAAAQSYSRGFAWGAVWEWTGTTFRPYPGFRADPWVEYSQPCFGTHKVLRGGSFATSGRVRHPKFRRFALAERDVMFCGFRSCAL, translated from the coding sequence ATGGAAAGCGTCGACGTTCACTCGCCCCGCATGCGCCGCGCCGGCCGCGATCTGCTGTCACTCGGCCTGATGGATGCGCGCAACCGCACGCTGCGCTGGCTGGCGCTGTTCGAAGAGGCGATGGCGGCCGGCGCGCCCGCGGCGCGGCCCGGGATCGATCCGCCGCTGTGGCTGCTGGGGCGCATCGCCTGGTTCCAGGAGCACTGGATCGCGCGCAACGTACAGCGCCAGCGCGGCAGCGAGGGCGACCCGACCGCGGCGCGCCTCGCCTCCATCGAGCCCGACGCCGACCGCTGGTACGACGCCCGCCAGGTCGCGGCCGAGGCGCGCTGGCAGCTCGACCTGCCCGGGGTGCCGGCCACGCGGCAATACCTGTCCGACACGATGGAGCTCACGCTGGAGCTGCTCGAAACCGCTGGCGAGGACGACGATGCGCTGTATTTCTTCCGGCTGGCCCTGTTCCACGAAGACCTGCAGGGCGAGACCCTGGCGGAGATCGCACAGGCGCTCGACCTGAAGCTCGGCGATGCGCGCGAGCTGCTGGGCGAGATCGCGAGTCCGCCGCCGCGCGAGCCGCTGTTGTTTCCCGCCACGCGCTGGAGGCTGGGCTCGCCGCCCGGCGGCTTCGTGTTCGACAACGAGAAGTGGGCGCACGAGCTCGACGTGCCCGAGTTCGACATCGATGCGCAGCCCGTCACCTGGGCGCAGTACGGCGAGTTCGTCGAGGACGGCGGCTACGACGATGCGGCGTGGTGGTCGCCCGCCGGACGCGACTGGTTGCTGCGCGAGGAGCGGCGCGTGCCGCGCTATGTCGACCAGATGCGCCAGGGCGTGCTGCAGCAGCGGTTCGGCCGGCTCACGCGCGTGCCGCTGGCGCAGCCCGCCATGCACCTGAGCTGGTACGAGGCCGACGCGTACTGCCGCTGGGCCGGCCGCAGGCTGCCGACCGAGGTGGAGTGGGAGGCCGCAGCGCAGTCCTACTCGCGTGGCTTCGCGTGGGGCGCGGTATGGGAGTGGACGGGGACCACGTTCCGCCCCTATCCGGGCTTTCGCGCCGATCCGTGGGTCGAGTATTCGCAGCCGTGCTTCGGCACGCACAAGGTGCTGCGCGGCGGGTCGTTCGCCACCTCGGGACGGGTGAGGCATCCGAAGTTCAGGCGGTTCGCCCTGGCCGAGCGTGACGTCATGTTCTGCGGATTTCGCAGCTGCGCCCTGTGA
- the recJ gene encoding single-stranded-DNA-specific exonuclease RecJ, producing MSTPTITLRDAPPRVAWALEQAGVHPLLARLYAARGVRAADELDDGLARLLAPTELRGADTAAALLADTIAAGRRICVVADYDCDGATACAVALRGLALLGAARETLGYVVPDRAVHGYGLTPAIVDLALAQRPHLLLTVDNGIASLAGVAHARARGLAVLITDHHLPALIDDQVVLPDADVIVNPNQPDCRFASKNLAGVGVVFYVLLALRSELRRRGAFTAENQPRLDALLDLVALGTVADVVKLDANNRRLVAQGLKRIRAGRMQAGVAALFAAAARDVRRASGFDFGFALGPRINAAGRLSDMTLGIECLLTDDAGRAAELAKTLDAINRERRDVEAGMREQAEAMLEMLMPEGEPPPALAIFDPEFHEGVVGIVASRLKDRVHRPTFVFALGQDGLLKGSGRSIPGFHLRDALDLVSKRHPGVLQKFGGHAMAAGCTLAEEDFDTFDEAFQRVAREWLDLATLSRQLLSDGPLPVEYFNPETVQSLDAQVWGQAFDPPLFSDRVEIVSQRLVGEKHLKLTVKHGGTVREAIWFHRVEPLPDRVMLAYRLSLDEFNGRMRVQMVVEGVSA from the coding sequence GTGAGCACGCCCACGATCACCCTGCGCGATGCGCCGCCGCGCGTCGCCTGGGCGCTGGAGCAGGCCGGTGTTCACCCGCTGCTCGCGCGCCTGTACGCAGCGCGCGGCGTGCGGGCGGCGGACGAGCTCGACGACGGACTGGCGCGCCTGCTCGCGCCGACGGAGCTGCGCGGCGCCGACACGGCGGCCGCGCTGCTCGCCGACACCATCGCCGCGGGCAGGCGCATCTGCGTCGTGGCCGACTACGACTGCGATGGCGCCACCGCCTGCGCCGTCGCGCTGCGGGGCCTGGCGCTGCTCGGCGCCGCGCGCGAGACACTGGGCTACGTCGTGCCCGACCGCGCGGTGCACGGGTACGGCCTGACGCCGGCCATCGTCGACCTGGCGCTGGCCCAGCGGCCGCACCTGCTGCTGACGGTCGACAACGGCATCGCCAGCCTCGCCGGCGTCGCGCATGCACGGGCTCGCGGTCTCGCGGTGCTCATCACCGACCATCACCTGCCGGCCCTGATCGACGACCAGGTCGTGCTGCCCGACGCCGATGTCATCGTCAACCCGAACCAGCCGGACTGCCGTTTCGCGAGCAAGAACCTGGCGGGTGTCGGCGTGGTGTTCTACGTGCTGCTCGCGCTGCGCAGCGAGCTGCGTCGGCGCGGTGCGTTCACGGCCGAGAACCAGCCGCGGCTCGACGCCCTGCTCGACCTGGTTGCGCTCGGCACGGTGGCCGACGTCGTCAAGCTCGACGCCAACAACCGGCGCCTGGTGGCGCAGGGCCTCAAGCGCATCCGGGCCGGCCGCATGCAGGCCGGCGTCGCCGCCCTCTTCGCCGCTGCAGCGCGCGACGTGCGCCGAGCCAGCGGCTTCGACTTCGGCTTCGCGCTGGGCCCGCGCATCAATGCCGCGGGACGGCTGTCGGACATGACGCTGGGCATCGAGTGCCTGCTGACCGACGATGCCGGACGCGCCGCCGAGCTCGCGAAGACGCTGGACGCCATCAACCGCGAGCGACGCGACGTCGAAGCCGGCATGCGCGAACAGGCCGAAGCAATGCTCGAGATGCTGATGCCCGAAGGCGAGCCGCCGCCGGCGCTGGCCATCTTCGACCCCGAGTTCCACGAAGGCGTGGTCGGCATCGTCGCCTCGCGACTGAAAGACCGCGTGCACCGGCCGACCTTCGTGTTCGCGCTCGGGCAGGACGGGCTGCTGAAGGGCTCGGGCCGATCCATCCCCGGCTTTCATCTGCGCGATGCCCTCGACCTGGTGAGCAAGCGCCACCCGGGCGTGCTGCAGAAGTTCGGCGGCCACGCGATGGCCGCCGGCTGCACGCTCGCCGAGGAGGACTTCGACACCTTCGACGAAGCCTTTCAGCGTGTCGCGCGCGAATGGCTGGACCTCGCGACGCTGTCGCGCCAGCTGCTCAGCGACGGACCGCTGCCGGTGGAGTACTTCAATCCCGAGACCGTGCAGTCGCTCGATGCCCAGGTGTGGGGCCAGGCGTTCGACCCGCCGCTGTTCAGCGACCGGGTGGAGATCGTGTCGCAGCGCCTGGTGGGCGAGAAGCACCTCAAGCTCACCGTGAAGCACGGCGGCACGGTGCGCGAAGCGATCTGGTTCCATCGTGTCGAGCCGCTGCCGGACCGCGTGATGCTGGCCTACCGCCTGAGCCTCGACGAATTCAACGGGCGGATGCGGGTGCAGATGGTCGTCGAAGGAGTGTCCGCGTAG
- a CDS encoding EAL domain-containing protein: MHDAHAFRARPGRRLGDRLTKALVTTAGAALLVAGLIFDAFVYVSLRDAMVDDLTVQARIVAENSSAAILFDDRGAASQTLAGLQAAPAILYAELSNEQGRVVGSYGAAQSLRGAPPGAAGHGFAGNRVWVSQPVHEGTRSVGSVHLVATLDPLYRRVAMHVAITVLAAIVAFAFAFVLVLRIRRDIDATESRLDYLAHYDPVTGLPNRHAANEQIERLISTVGRGSDGFALMLLDLDDFKSVNDTLGHAVGDQLLRALAGRLSGCMRPVDVAFRFGGDEFVILAPGITGRTQLEVLGHQAMRALRDPIMVAGHEVRTRASIGVAQFPADAHDAASLVRAADTAMYDAKAQGKNICSIFRTDMERGARARMRLESDLRHAIARGELRLLYQPIIDLKQHRMVGVEALLRWRHPELGLVPPTEFIAIAESSGIIVDIGQWVLLTACRQARAWSDAGHAGVHVAVNVSARQIRRGLRAQVDDALAATGADPHALAIEITEHSMVEDIDSNVAELAALGELGIQVAVDDFGTGLSSLAYLKRLPINKLKIDRTFVKDLPQDADDAAIARAIVSMARSLGLTVVAEGVETEAQRDFLIAQGCECAQGFLYSPPVDAQVIEELLQRHTRPGPVWPGAAGSGRVPLRLA; this comes from the coding sequence ATGCACGACGCCCACGCTTTCCGCGCCCGGCCGGGCCGCCGCCTGGGCGACCGCCTGACAAAGGCGCTGGTGACGACGGCAGGCGCGGCGCTGCTCGTCGCCGGGCTCATCTTCGACGCGTTCGTCTACGTGTCGCTGCGCGATGCCATGGTCGACGACCTCACCGTGCAGGCCCGCATCGTGGCCGAGAACAGCTCGGCGGCGATCCTGTTCGACGACCGGGGTGCCGCGTCGCAGACGCTGGCCGGCCTGCAGGCTGCGCCGGCCATCCTGTACGCCGAGCTGAGCAACGAGCAGGGCCGTGTCGTCGGCAGCTACGGCGCGGCGCAGTCGTTGCGCGGCGCACCGCCCGGCGCTGCCGGCCATGGCTTCGCCGGCAACCGCGTGTGGGTCAGCCAGCCCGTGCACGAAGGCACGCGCAGTGTCGGCTCGGTGCACCTCGTGGCGACGCTGGACCCGCTGTACCGCCGTGTCGCGATGCACGTCGCCATCACGGTGCTCGCCGCGATCGTCGCCTTCGCTTTCGCCTTCGTGCTGGTGCTGCGCATCCGCCGCGACATCGATGCCACCGAGAGCCGGCTGGACTACCTCGCCCACTACGACCCGGTGACCGGCCTGCCGAACCGCCATGCGGCCAACGAGCAGATCGAGCGGCTGATCTCGACCGTCGGTCGCGGCAGCGACGGCTTTGCATTGATGCTGCTGGACCTGGACGACTTCAAGTCCGTCAACGACACGCTGGGCCACGCGGTGGGCGACCAGCTGCTGCGGGCGCTCGCCGGCCGGCTCTCCGGCTGCATGCGGCCGGTGGACGTGGCGTTCCGCTTCGGCGGGGACGAATTCGTCATCCTGGCACCCGGGATCACCGGACGCACGCAACTCGAGGTGCTGGGCCATCAGGCGATGCGGGCGCTGCGCGACCCCATCATGGTGGCCGGCCACGAGGTCCGCACGCGGGCGAGCATCGGCGTGGCGCAGTTTCCGGCCGACGCACACGACGCAGCCAGCCTGGTGCGCGCGGCCGACACCGCGATGTACGACGCCAAGGCGCAAGGCAAGAACATCTGCTCGATCTTCCGGACCGACATGGAGCGCGGCGCACGTGCCCGCATGCGGCTCGAGAGCGACCTGCGGCACGCCATCGCCCGCGGCGAGCTGCGCCTGCTGTACCAGCCGATCATCGACCTCAAGCAGCACCGCATGGTGGGCGTCGAGGCGCTGCTGCGCTGGCGCCATCCCGAACTGGGCCTGGTGCCGCCCACCGAGTTCATCGCGATCGCCGAGTCCAGCGGCATCATCGTCGACATCGGCCAGTGGGTCCTGCTCACCGCATGCCGACAGGCCAGAGCGTGGAGCGATGCGGGGCACGCCGGCGTGCATGTCGCGGTCAACGTGTCCGCGCGCCAGATCCGCCGCGGCCTGCGCGCCCAGGTGGACGATGCGCTCGCGGCGACCGGCGCCGATCCGCATGCGCTTGCGATCGAGATCACCGAGCACTCGATGGTCGAGGACATCGATTCGAACGTGGCCGAGCTCGCGGCGCTGGGCGAGCTCGGCATCCAGGTGGCGGTGGACGACTTCGGCACCGGCCTGTCCTCGCTCGCCTACCTGAAGCGCCTGCCGATCAACAAGCTGAAGATCGACCGCACCTTCGTGAAGGACCTGCCGCAGGATGCCGACGATGCGGCGATCGCCCGGGCCATCGTCTCGATGGCCCGCAGCCTGGGACTCACCGTGGTGGCCGAAGGCGTGGAGACGGAGGCGCAGCGCGATTTCCTGATCGCACAGGGCTGCGAATGCGCCCAGGGCTTCCTCTACAGCCCGCCGGTGGACGCGCAGGTGATCGAGGAGCTCCTGCAGCGGCACACGCGGCCGGGGCCGGTGTGGCCCGGGGCGGCGGGCAGCGGGCGGGTGCCGTTGCGGCTGGCGTAG